A segment of the Nitrospirota bacterium genome:
CAAACCCCTGACGGTGCGGGTGACTGGAAGGGTTAAGCCGTGCAAAAGAAATATTCAACGGATTACAGGATTCTTAGGAGATCATATGCAGTAAAATTATCATTTCCACCGACAAAGTGACATCGCCGGCGGATAGATGTTTCCATTGCAAAAGTTATCTGCCGTTGCGGGCAGGTTCTATCCAAAAATTCATATTTCAAACTTAATCCCCAAATTTCTCCCGGTAGTTATTTAGCCTGACTATTGCATCTTAGTTTTTACTATAAAGGTTATTGCTGAATTTGTGGCTTCTATAACCTCAATCTGCATGCCACGAAAACCAACAATTTTGGCTTCGGAGAGATCATAACTTAACTCCTGAAAAAATGCAGGTCTTCGGGTTCTAAAAATTCAGGCTTCACGAGAGACAAATTTACAGATGTGCATGAAAACAGAAGAGAAATTAGAATTAGAGTTATTCTTTTCATATTGCCTCCTTAATTAAAATAATCTCTGCCCGCAATGAACAACTAACGGTTTCAGCACAAACGAAGTTGCAAATCAATTTGGACTTTAGTCGTTTGTGCTGTGTTAGCGGACGTATGACTAATTCTATGCAGCAACCAATTTTTCTTCATTTTGGACAACTATTTTTGGATTTGGATTTTTAGGTGGAACTGGTAATCCTTGCTCCTTAAGGAGATTAACATGCTCTATCATTCCCCACTTAGCCTTGTAAATACAATCCTCGATAGAATGTCCTATCCCTGAAAAACCTTCTAAATCTGGCGAATAAAATCCAAAATAGTCAGGCTCTTCAGTAGCCTCGATTATCAAAGTATATTCTAATTCAATCATTGCTCTCCTCCTCTCTTTATTTCTTTATGCCTGCTGCTTTCAAAATAGCATGACAGGTGCCAGTAGGCACTTCTTTTGAACCATGATAATCTACTCTAATTAGTCTATCCCACCCTGGTTTTCCATAGTATCTAATAGATCCCTTCTCTTTTATGACTCTAAAGCCATTTTCCTCTAAAAGTCTTACCAATTCGCTGAACTTCATTCAGTCCTCATATAAACATTATACCATTCTTCACTTGCTCATATGTCCGCTACCTTGTTCGTATCCGCAACTATTGCGTATATACCCCCCCAATTTGGCAGTGTAGACGCAATGCGGATTTTTTTACTATAGGTTTCCAGTTAAAAACTACACTTTTTGAAAATTTCTGTCAATGTAGATTTCAGGAAAAAATGTCTGAGAGGCTTGGCCGAGCCTTGCCAATGTTTGCCTCTGGCATGGCTTGAAGCGACCCCTTGCAGTGTCGGAATGTTCCGTGCGAAGTCAAAGGAGCATGGAGTCCCTTCCGGTAAAATCCCAAAGTTGCAGCATGATTCTCTCAGAACTGGTATAATTAGCGTAAATGTCACTGACTGTAGTTCTCAAAGAGAGGTGGAAGAAAAGAAAGGCCATCAGGGAAGACGCCCTGAATGAGGCGGGGAGGCTTGCATTGCTTCTTAGGAAACAGTACACGTTTGACGCCCTCTATGTCTGCGGCTCCCTCGTTTCAGGCAGTTTCGGCAAGCACTCGGATATCGACCTGATCATAAAAGGATTAAAGACAGAGGATTTTTTCAGGGCATATGCCTATCTTTTAAAAGAGAGCAGGTACGGTATCGACCTGAAACCCTTCGAAGATTTGCATGAGGACTTCAAGGAAAGGGTTTTGGCGGAGGGAATAATGATTGAATAAGGATATCCTGCGGGGAATGATCTCGGAGATAGAAAAGGAACTGGGCACTCTTGATGAGCGAGATTAAAAAATTCCTTGCCTTTTTGAAAAAAGAATTGAAGGTCTGAACGAGTCTCGCATTTCTTCTCTGCCATCAATATAATCTATCATGCTTTCGAAGATACTCAGTGCCTGTATCAAGGGCACTAGCTGCAATAACTTATCCTGCATTATTTATGCTCGTAAACGCCATGAACCCCTGGATGTTATCGGCAGCAGTGTCTATCTTGTCATTTCCTGCAGAAATGCTGTAAATTAAGTTATGGCTTTGCTTGAGATAAAAAAATATCCAGAAAAAATTCTGAAAGAGAGGGCATCTCCTGTTGAGACATTCAATGGGGCACTGCAGAAGCTCATTGATGATATGATTGAGACCATGTATGCTGCCCCGGGTATTGGGCTGGCCGCTCCCCAGGTGGGGGTATCAAAGAGATTAATCGTCACAGATGTAAGCAGCTCAGTTACGAGTCGCACCGACCGTCAGGAAGAGTATCCCCTCATAGTTCTTATAAACCCTGAGATTGTTTATACAGAAGGAGAAGTTGAGGGGGATGAAGGCTGCCTTAGTATTCCTGGTTATCTGACTGTTATCAGGAGGGCTGAAAAGATAAAGGTAAAAGGCCTGGATAGGAAAGGGAGGCCTGTTGAGATTGAGGGCACAGGGCTTCTGTCAAGGGCATTGCAACATGAGATAGATCATTTAAATGGCGTGCTGGTAATTGATAGGATAAGCCCTATAAAAAGGGAATTTTTTAGAAAACGGTATATGCGTGCTTTGAGGGAGGGTAGCTGAGGCTTATTTTTTTTGGGTCCCCTGATTTTGCCCTACAGCCCCTCAATGCCCTTTTGAGATCAGGCCACAAGACAGTTGCAGTGGTCACCCAGCCTGATAGACCAAAGGGAAGGGGGAGGCTGATGCAGGCCTCTGCTGTGAAACTTGAGTCCCGAAGGTTCGGGATTAAAATCCTCCAGCCGTTAAAGGTCAGGGAGAAGTCCTTTATGAGGGAGTTGGAGGCTTTAAAACCAGAGGCAATAGTGGTTGTAGCTTATGGACAGATACTCCCCTCAGAGATTATACGCCTCCCAGAATACGGTTGTATTAATCTCCATGCCTCTTTGCTGCCAAAATATCGTGGAGCAGCCCCGATTAACTGGGCTATAATAAATGGTGAAACAGTTACGGGTGTCACAACAATGCTGATGGATGAGGGCCTTGATACAGGGCCGGTATTACTTCAGAAAGAGGTAGAGATAGAGCGGACAGATACAGCCAGGACTCTATCAGAGAAGCTTTCAAAAGTTGGGGCTGAATTGCTTGTTGAAACACTTGAGGGGCTGGAGAATAAATCCATAAAACCAGTCCCCCAAACAGGAGAGGCCTGTTATGCACCAGTGCTTAAAAAAGGTGATGGCAGGATTTCCTGGTCAAAGGGGGCTTATGAACTTTATAACCTTGTAAGGGGGCTTTATCCATGGCCAGGGGCGTTTTCTTTTCTTGAAGGTAAGAGGCTCAGGATTTTATGGGCAGAACCCCTTTCTGGCAATGGGCCTGCAGGGGTTATAGTAAAAGCCACAAAGGGTGAGTTAATCGTTGGCACAGGTGAAGAAGTTCTATCTATAAAAGAGATTCAGCCCGAAGGCAAAAAACAGATGACTGTTTCGGATTTTTTGCATGGCCACAATATAAGAGAGGGTATGAGATTTGAAGAACAACTGGATTAGGGGAATATTTTTAAGGCTCGGTTACCCGATTATCCTCATCTTTTGATGGCTGT
Coding sequences within it:
- a CDS encoding type II toxin-antitoxin system HicB family antitoxin codes for the protein MIELEYTLIIEATEEPDYFGFYSPDLEGFSGIGHSIEDCIYKAKWGMIEHVNLLKEQGLPVPPKNPNPKIVVQNEEKLVAA
- a CDS encoding type II toxin-antitoxin system HicA family toxin, whose amino-acid sequence is MKFSELVRLLEENGFRVIKEKGSIRYYGKPGWDRLIRVDYHGSKEVPTGTCHAILKAAGIKK
- a CDS encoding nucleotidyltransferase domain-containing protein, with translation MSLTVVLKERWKKRKAIREDALNEAGRLALLLRKQYTFDALYVCGSLVSGSFGKHSDIDLIIKGLKTEDFFRAYAYLLKESRYGIDLKPFEDLHEDFKERVLAEGIMIE
- the def gene encoding peptide deformylase yields the protein MALLEIKKYPEKILKERASPVETFNGALQKLIDDMIETMYAAPGIGLAAPQVGVSKRLIVTDVSSSVTSRTDRQEEYPLIVLINPEIVYTEGEVEGDEGCLSIPGYLTVIRRAEKIKVKGLDRKGRPVEIEGTGLLSRALQHEIDHLNGVLVIDRISPIKREFFRKRYMRALREGS
- a CDS encoding methionyl-tRNA formyltransferase; its protein translation is MRLIFFGSPDFALQPLNALLRSGHKTVAVVTQPDRPKGRGRLMQASAVKLESRRFGIKILQPLKVREKSFMRELEALKPEAIVVVAYGQILPSEIIRLPEYGCINLHASLLPKYRGAAPINWAIINGETVTGVTTMLMDEGLDTGPVLLQKEVEIERTDTARTLSEKLSKVGAELLVETLEGLENKSIKPVPQTGEACYAPVLKKGDGRISWSKGAYELYNLVRGLYPWPGAFSFLEGKRLRILWAEPLSGNGPAGVIVKATKGELIVGTGEEVLSIKEIQPEGKKQMTVSDFLHGHNIREGMRFEEQLD